A stretch of the Vigna radiata var. radiata cultivar VC1973A chromosome 7, Vradiata_ver6, whole genome shotgun sequence genome encodes the following:
- the LOC106765828 gene encoding DNA polymerase eta isoform X2 yields the protein MRLADVASNAKEACPQIQLVQVPVARGKADLNSYRNAGSEVVSVLSQKGRCERASIDEVYLDLTHAAETMLMETSPESMQDFEEEVLKSHVLGLEIEDGSDAKEEVRKWLCRSDASYQDKLLACGALIVSDLRMQVLKETEFTCSAGIAHNKMLAKLASAMNKPAQQTVVPHSSVEQLLATLPIKKMKHLGGKLGSSLQSDLGINTVGDLLQFSEEKLQQWYGINTGTWLWNISRGINGEEVEGRLLPKSHGSGKTFPGPQALKTIDSVQHWLNQLCEELNERLNSDLNQNKRIAQTLTLHARAYKTGDSDSLRKFPSKSCPLRYGTRKIQEDALILFQAGLREFSDSYSFKVHGNENSNWGVTSLSVSASKIVSIPSGTHSIAKYFGGQFPSSSTSNPSKDVLIDEAVPSSPSGSENCTGMVPYDLQLQHPHYTEMKHFSACLDPQDPLNHLSSKAEGLTEESSFMSPSGSEDRMTGGETHRVLPAKDPSHVSNVSSLKAVGKKRRAGKMLHENCSIINIFNNYHNSRSSLEQKDVSNAHDFKISLGSQSADDSYSTCNEEIDTDKDGCSVGVSQGREAWSSYNIDEIDPSIIDELPPEIQQEFRTLLRPQKRPNVAKRGSSIKHYFLPDKSR from the exons ATGAGGCTCGCAGATGTGGCGTCAAACG CCAAGGAGGCATGCCCGCAAATTCAACTGGTCCAAGTTCCGGTAGCACGTGGTAAGGCTGATCTCAACTCATATAGGAATGCGGGTTCAGAG GTCGTTTCAGTTCTTTCGCAAAAGGGTCGCTGTGAGAGGGCTTCGATTGATGAGGTATATCTTGATCTAACTCATGCTGCTGAAACCATGCTGATGGAAACATCTCCAGAAAGCATGCAAGACTTTGAGGAGGAAGTTCTCAAGTCTCATGTTTTGGGGCTGGAAATTGAG GATGGAAGTGATGCCAAAGAAGAGGTTAGGAAGTGGCTTTGTAGAAGTGATGCTAGTTACCAAGATAAGCTATTAGCTTGTGGGGCTCTCATTGTTAGTGACCTCAGGATGCAGGTGCTGAAAGAGACAGAATTCACATGCTCTGCCGGTATTGCTCATAATAAG ATGCTGGCTAAACTTGCAAGTGCTATGAACAAACCTGCTCAACAAACTGTTGTGCCACACTCATCAGTTGAACAGTTACTTGCGACGTTACCAATAAAGAAAAT GAAACACCTTGGGGGAAAGTTGGGGAGTTCTTTACAGAGTGATCTTGGCATCAATACCGTTGGAGATCTGCTTCAGTTTTCAGAGGAGAAGTTACAACAGTGGTATGGGATCAATACTGG AACTTGGTTGTGGAATATTTCAAGAGGAATCAATGGGGAAGAAGTTGAGGGGCGACTACTTCCCAAGAGCCATGGTTCTGGCAAGACATTTCCTGGGCCTCAGGCTTTGAAGACAATTGATTCT GTTCAACATTGGCTTAATCAACTGTGTGAAGAGCTGAATGAACGCCTTAATTCTGATCTGAATCAAAACAAACGGATTGCACAGACACTGACGCTACATGCTAGAGCATATAAG ACAGGGGATTCAGATTCACTTAGAAAGTTCCCTTCTAAATCTTGTCCTTTAAGATATGGGACTAGAAAGATCCAAGAGGACGCCCTAATTCTTTTTCAAGCTGGGTTGCGTGAGTTTTCGGATTCCTACAGCTTTAAGGTTCATGGAAACGAAAATAGCAACTGGGGAGTGACATCACTTTCTGTTTCTGCGAGCAAAATTGTGTCTATACCATCT GGGACACATTCAATTGCTAAATACTTTGGAGGGCAATTTCCATCCAGTTCTACATCAAATCCATCAAAAGACGTTCTCATTGATGAAGCTGTACCATCATCACCTTCAG GCAGTGAAAATTGTACGGGAATGGTTCCCTATGATTTACAGCTTCAACATCCTCATTACACAGAAATGAAGCATTTTAGTGCATGTTTGGATCCACAG GATCCATTGAATCATTTATCCAGTAAAGCGGAAGGCTTGACTGAAGAATCCTCCTTCATGTCACCCTCTG gaAGTGAAGACAGAATGACAGGCGGTGAGACACATAGAGTTTTACCTGCAAAAGATCCTAGTCATGTTTCAAATGTCTCTAGTTTGAAAGCAGTAGGGAAGAAAAGGAGAGCAGGAAAGATGCTTCAT GAGAATTGttcaattataaatatcttcAATAATTACCATAATTCCCGGTCTTCATTGGAGCAGAAGGATGTTTCAAATGCCCACGATTTTAAAATATCGCTTG GATCTCAGTCTGCTGATGATAGTTATTCAACTTGTAATGAAGAGATTGATACCGACAAGGATGGATGTAGTGTAGGTGTATCACAAGGGAGGGAAGCTTGGAGTAGTTATAATATTGATGAAATCGACCCCTCTATCATTGATGAATTACCACCAGAAATTCAGCAAGAGTTTCGAACCTTGCTTAGGCCACAAAAGCGGCCCAATGTGGCTAAACGAGGTTCTAGTATTAAACACTATTTCTTACCTGACAAAAGTAGATAA
- the LOC106765828 gene encoding DNA polymerase eta isoform X1, with product MPVARRETCDARVIAHVDMDCFYVQVEQRKQPNLRGLPTAVIQYNSYKGGALIAVSYEARRCGVKRSMRGDEAKEACPQIQLVQVPVARGKADLNSYRNAGSEVVSVLSQKGRCERASIDEVYLDLTHAAETMLMETSPESMQDFEEEVLKSHVLGLEIEDGSDAKEEVRKWLCRSDASYQDKLLACGALIVSDLRMQVLKETEFTCSAGIAHNKMLAKLASAMNKPAQQTVVPHSSVEQLLATLPIKKMKHLGGKLGSSLQSDLGINTVGDLLQFSEEKLQQWYGINTGTWLWNISRGINGEEVEGRLLPKSHGSGKTFPGPQALKTIDSVQHWLNQLCEELNERLNSDLNQNKRIAQTLTLHARAYKTGDSDSLRKFPSKSCPLRYGTRKIQEDALILFQAGLREFSDSYSFKVHGNENSNWGVTSLSVSASKIVSIPSGTHSIAKYFGGQFPSSSTSNPSKDVLIDEAVPSSPSGSENCTGMVPYDLQLQHPHYTEMKHFSACLDPQDPLNHLSSKAEGLTEESSFMSPSGSEDRMTGGETHRVLPAKDPSHVSNVSSLKAVGKKRRAGKMLHENCSIINIFNNYHNSRSSLEQKDVSNAHDFKISLGSQSADDSYSTCNEEIDTDKDGCSVGVSQGREAWSSYNIDEIDPSIIDELPPEIQQEFRTLLRPQKRPNVAKRGSSIKHYFLPDKSR from the exons ATGCCGGTAGCGAGGCGAGAGACTTGCGATGCAAGAGTGATTGCTCACGTAGACATGGATTGCTTCTACGTTCAAG TGGAACAGAGAAAACAACCAAATTTAAGAGGCTTGCCCACTGCAGTCATACAGTACAATTCATACAAAGGTGGGGCTCTCATTGCTGTCAGCTATGAGGCTCGCAGATGTGGCGTCAAACG TTCAATGCGAGGCGATGAAGCCAAGGAGGCATGCCCGCAAATTCAACTGGTCCAAGTTCCGGTAGCACGTGGTAAGGCTGATCTCAACTCATATAGGAATGCGGGTTCAGAG GTCGTTTCAGTTCTTTCGCAAAAGGGTCGCTGTGAGAGGGCTTCGATTGATGAGGTATATCTTGATCTAACTCATGCTGCTGAAACCATGCTGATGGAAACATCTCCAGAAAGCATGCAAGACTTTGAGGAGGAAGTTCTCAAGTCTCATGTTTTGGGGCTGGAAATTGAG GATGGAAGTGATGCCAAAGAAGAGGTTAGGAAGTGGCTTTGTAGAAGTGATGCTAGTTACCAAGATAAGCTATTAGCTTGTGGGGCTCTCATTGTTAGTGACCTCAGGATGCAGGTGCTGAAAGAGACAGAATTCACATGCTCTGCCGGTATTGCTCATAATAAG ATGCTGGCTAAACTTGCAAGTGCTATGAACAAACCTGCTCAACAAACTGTTGTGCCACACTCATCAGTTGAACAGTTACTTGCGACGTTACCAATAAAGAAAAT GAAACACCTTGGGGGAAAGTTGGGGAGTTCTTTACAGAGTGATCTTGGCATCAATACCGTTGGAGATCTGCTTCAGTTTTCAGAGGAGAAGTTACAACAGTGGTATGGGATCAATACTGG AACTTGGTTGTGGAATATTTCAAGAGGAATCAATGGGGAAGAAGTTGAGGGGCGACTACTTCCCAAGAGCCATGGTTCTGGCAAGACATTTCCTGGGCCTCAGGCTTTGAAGACAATTGATTCT GTTCAACATTGGCTTAATCAACTGTGTGAAGAGCTGAATGAACGCCTTAATTCTGATCTGAATCAAAACAAACGGATTGCACAGACACTGACGCTACATGCTAGAGCATATAAG ACAGGGGATTCAGATTCACTTAGAAAGTTCCCTTCTAAATCTTGTCCTTTAAGATATGGGACTAGAAAGATCCAAGAGGACGCCCTAATTCTTTTTCAAGCTGGGTTGCGTGAGTTTTCGGATTCCTACAGCTTTAAGGTTCATGGAAACGAAAATAGCAACTGGGGAGTGACATCACTTTCTGTTTCTGCGAGCAAAATTGTGTCTATACCATCT GGGACACATTCAATTGCTAAATACTTTGGAGGGCAATTTCCATCCAGTTCTACATCAAATCCATCAAAAGACGTTCTCATTGATGAAGCTGTACCATCATCACCTTCAG GCAGTGAAAATTGTACGGGAATGGTTCCCTATGATTTACAGCTTCAACATCCTCATTACACAGAAATGAAGCATTTTAGTGCATGTTTGGATCCACAG GATCCATTGAATCATTTATCCAGTAAAGCGGAAGGCTTGACTGAAGAATCCTCCTTCATGTCACCCTCTG gaAGTGAAGACAGAATGACAGGCGGTGAGACACATAGAGTTTTACCTGCAAAAGATCCTAGTCATGTTTCAAATGTCTCTAGTTTGAAAGCAGTAGGGAAGAAAAGGAGAGCAGGAAAGATGCTTCAT GAGAATTGttcaattataaatatcttcAATAATTACCATAATTCCCGGTCTTCATTGGAGCAGAAGGATGTTTCAAATGCCCACGATTTTAAAATATCGCTTG GATCTCAGTCTGCTGATGATAGTTATTCAACTTGTAATGAAGAGATTGATACCGACAAGGATGGATGTAGTGTAGGTGTATCACAAGGGAGGGAAGCTTGGAGTAGTTATAATATTGATGAAATCGACCCCTCTATCATTGATGAATTACCACCAGAAATTCAGCAAGAGTTTCGAACCTTGCTTAGGCCACAAAAGCGGCCCAATGTGGCTAAACGAGGTTCTAGTATTAAACACTATTTCTTACCTGACAAAAGTAGATAA